The genome window CTAACTTTGAAAAATAGAATTAAAAATTTAGAATTAAAAATTAAAGTATAAAATTAGAAAAATGGGAGGTGAAGAGTGTTTTTATATTTACTCACCATTTAATGTTTTTTTAGCTGCTTCAAGCATGATTTTTTTCTCTACTTTAGCAACTAATCTTCTTATTGTATCAACTGCATCAGTATTTGCAGAAATACTGTCAATTCCAGCTTCTACTAATATTTCCACTATTTCAGGTTTACTACCTGCTTGTCCACAAATACTTGTTGTTACTCCAGCAGCTTTACATTTTTTAATTACACTTTTAATTAATTTAATTACTGCAGGATGTGCTTCAGTGTAATGTTTTGCTACTAACTCATTATTTCTATCTAATGCTAGAGTATATTGAGTTAAATCATTTGTACCAAAGCTTACAAAGTCAAGTCCTTCTTCTATGAAGTCTTCTATAATTATTGCAGATGCTGGTGTTTCTACCATCATACCAAAGTCTACATCTTTATGAGGTTCTAAACCTACAGATTTTGCTATTTCTTTAGCTTGATGTAATTCTTCAGGTTTATGTAATAATGGTAACATTACCCCAATATTAGTATAACCTTCTTCATGTAATTTTTTGATAGCTTTGAATTCAGCTTTGAGAATAGCTGGTTGATCTATTTCTCTTCTGATTCCTCTCCAACCAAGCATTGGGTTAGCTTCATCAGGTTCATTTTCTCCACCTTCTAATGTTTTAAATTCATCAGTTGGTGCATCAAGTGTTCTATACCATACTGTTTTTGGATAGAATACATCAACTACTTTTAATATTCCATCTACAAGAACTTTTACAAGTTCATCTTCACGTCCTTCATCAATGAATTTGTATGGTACTGTTCCTGTTTCTAACATCATATGCTCAGTTCTGAGTAATCCTACTCCATCAGCTCCTGTAGCATGTGCTCTTTTTGCTGCATCTGCCATACTTACATTTACTTTTACATCAGTTACTGTAATTAATGGTGTTGCTACTTGTTGGGTTGATGTTACTTCTTGAGTATTTGCTTCTTCTTTTACAAAGTCCCCTTCATAAACTAATCCTTTTTTACCATCAATGGTTATTTTTGTATTTTCTTTAAGAACTGTTGTTGCTTCACCAGTTCCAGATACACATGGAATTCCAAGTTCTCTTGAAATAATTGCTGCATGACAAGTTACTCCACCTTCATCTGTAACAATACCATTTGCTCTTTTCATAGCAGGTACCATGTCTGGTGTTGTCATG of Methanosphaera sp. WGK6 contains these proteins:
- the ppsA gene encoding phosphoenolpyruvate synthase; protein product: MNYVEFFEQIGKEDIPIAGGKGANLGELTNAGIPVPPGFVITSETYLKFITKTGIVDEINKMLEGLDINNTSELQQVAEDIKELITTTEIPDDIQRVIIEAYNALCVNVDFDDVVVAVRSSATAEDLPDASFAGQQETYLNISGIDDVLFNVRKCWASLFEARAIFYRAENDFDHSQVLIAVVVQQMVNSEKAGVMFTVDPSTGAEEMLIEGAWGLGEGVVSGTVTPDTCRYDKVNDEIKSYKINTKKTMFTKDPETGATVQVEVPEELKDKKVLEDSDLEQLTTLGRRIQKHYGAPMDTEWGVENGKVYMLQARPITTLDDITDVDDGISLDDSERVILTRGLGASPGLVSGTVKVIKNLEELDKILDGDILVTTMTTPDMVPAMKRANGIVTDEGGVTCHAAIISRELGIPCVSGTGEATTVLKENTKITIDGKKGLVYEGDFVKEEANTQEVTSTQQVATPLITVTDVKVNVSMADAAKRAHATGADGVGLLRTEHMMLETGTVPYKFIDEGREDELVKVLVDGILKVVDVFYPKTVWYRTLDAPTDEFKTLEGGENEPDEANPMLGWRGIRREIDQPAILKAEFKAIKKLHEEGYTNIGVMLPLLHKPEELHQAKEIAKSVGLEPHKDVDFGMMVETPASAIIIEDFIEEGLDFVSFGTNDLTQYTLALDRNNELVAKHYTEAHPAVIKLIKSVIKKCKAAGVTTSICGQAGSKPEIVEILVEAGIDSISANTDAVDTIRRLVAKVEKKIMLEAAKKTLNGE